A region of Leclercia adecarboxylata DNA encodes the following proteins:
- the pspG gene encoding envelope stress response protein PspG, with amino-acid sequence MLELLFVIGFFVMLLATGVSLLGIIAALVVATVVMFIGGLFALMLKLLPWLLLAVAVVWAIRAIKSPKLPRYQRNNRFRY; translated from the coding sequence ATGCTGGAACTACTTTTTGTGATTGGATTTTTTGTCATGCTGTTGGCAACCGGCGTCTCGCTGTTAGGGATCATTGCCGCACTGGTGGTCGCCACTGTGGTGATGTTTATCGGGGGATTATTTGCCCTGATGCTGAAACTGTTGCCGTGGCTACTGCTGGCAGTGGCGGTGGTGTGGGCGATACGGGCGATTAAATCGCCAAAACTCCCACGCTATCAGCGCAATAACCGTTTTCGTTACTAA
- the dusA gene encoding tRNA dihydrouridine(20/20a) synthase DusA → MSSENSSIYLAHRFSIAPMLDWTDRHCRYFLRQLSRHTLLYTEMVTTGAIIHGKGDYLAYSEEEHPVALQLGGSDPAALAHCAKLAEERGYDEINLNVGCPSDRVQNGMFGACLMGNAQLVADCVKAMRDVVSIPVTVKTRIGIDDQDSYEFLCDFIGTVAGKGECEMFIIHARKAWLSGLSPKENREIPPLDYPRVYQLKRDFPQLTMSINGGIKSLEEAKAHLQHMDGVMVGREAYQNPGVLAAVDREIFGMDVADRDPVAVVRAMFPYIERELSNGTYLGHITRHMLGLFQGIPGARQWRRYLSENAHKAGADIEVLEQALRLVADKR, encoded by the coding sequence ATGTCGTCAGAAAACTCGTCCATCTACCTAGCCCACCGTTTTTCCATCGCGCCGATGCTCGACTGGACAGACAGACATTGCCGCTACTTCCTGCGCCAGCTGTCGCGCCACACCCTGCTCTATACCGAGATGGTGACCACCGGGGCAATTATTCATGGCAAGGGCGACTATCTCGCCTACAGCGAAGAGGAACATCCGGTGGCGTTGCAGCTGGGCGGCAGCGATCCGGCCGCGCTGGCGCACTGCGCGAAGCTGGCAGAGGAGCGGGGTTACGACGAGATCAACCTCAACGTCGGCTGTCCTTCCGACCGCGTGCAGAACGGCATGTTTGGCGCCTGCCTGATGGGCAATGCGCAGCTGGTGGCCGACTGCGTGAAAGCGATGCGCGACGTGGTCTCCATTCCGGTGACGGTCAAAACCCGTATCGGCATCGACGACCAGGACAGCTACGAGTTTCTCTGTGATTTCATCGGCACGGTGGCCGGGAAGGGCGAGTGCGAGATGTTTATCATTCATGCCCGTAAAGCCTGGCTCTCTGGCCTGAGCCCGAAAGAGAACCGTGAGATCCCGCCTCTGGACTACCCCCGCGTCTATCAGCTGAAGCGCGATTTCCCGCAGCTGACGATGTCCATTAACGGCGGCATCAAGTCGCTGGAAGAGGCGAAAGCGCACCTGCAGCATATGGATGGCGTGATGGTGGGCCGTGAGGCGTACCAGAATCCGGGCGTGCTGGCGGCGGTGGACCGTGAAATCTTTGGTATGGATGTTGCCGATCGCGATCCGGTGGCGGTGGTACGGGCGATGTTCCCTTACATCGAGCGCGAGCTGAGCAACGGAACCTATCTGGGCCATATCACCCGCCATATGCTGGGCCTGTTCCAGGGTATACCGGGCGCGCGCCAGTGGCGACGTTACCTGAGTGAAAATGCCCATAAAGCGGGTGCCGATATCGAGGTGCTGGAGCAGGCGCTGCGTCTGGTGGCAGACAAGCGATAA
- the dnaB gene encoding replicative DNA helicase, protein MAGNKPFNKQTEPRERDPQLAGLKVPPHSIEAEQSVLGGLMLDNERWDDVAERVVTDDFYTRPHRHIFTEMARLQESGSPIDLITLAESLERQGQLESVGGFAYLAELSKNTPSAANISAYADIVRERAVVRDMISVANEIAEAGFDPQGRNSDELLDLAESRVFKIAESRANKDEGPKNIAEVLDATVSRIEQLFQQPHDGVTGVNTGYDDLNKKTAGLQPSDLIIVAARPSMGKTTFAMNLVENAAMLQDKPVLIFSLEMPSEQIMMRSLASLSRVDQTRIRTGQLDDEDWARISGTMGILLEKRNIYIDDSSGLTPTEVRSRARRIAREHGGIGLIMIDYLQLMRVPSLSDNRTLEIAEISRSLKALAKELQVPVVALSQLNRSLEQRADKRPVNSDLRESGSIEQDADLIMFIYRDEVYHENSDLKGIAEIIIGKQRNGPIGTVRLTFNGQWSRFDNYAGPQYDDE, encoded by the coding sequence ATGGCAGGAAACAAACCCTTCAACAAACAGACTGAACCCCGTGAACGCGATCCGCAGTTAGCCGGGTTAAAGGTCCCGCCGCACTCGATTGAAGCGGAACAGTCGGTGTTGGGCGGTTTAATGCTGGATAATGAGCGCTGGGACGACGTCGCCGAGCGCGTGGTCACCGACGATTTCTATACCCGTCCGCACCGCCATATCTTTACCGAAATGGCGCGACTGCAGGAATCCGGCAGCCCCATCGACCTGATCACGCTCGCGGAATCGCTGGAGCGTCAGGGGCAACTGGAGTCAGTCGGCGGCTTTGCCTATCTGGCTGAACTGTCGAAAAACACGCCAAGTGCGGCGAACATCAGCGCCTATGCCGATATCGTGCGCGAACGTGCCGTCGTGCGCGACATGATCTCCGTTGCCAACGAAATCGCCGAAGCCGGTTTCGATCCCCAGGGCCGAAACAGCGACGAACTGCTCGACCTGGCCGAGTCCCGGGTGTTTAAAATCGCCGAAAGCCGCGCCAATAAGGACGAAGGGCCGAAGAACATCGCCGAAGTGCTGGACGCCACCGTCTCGCGTATCGAACAGTTGTTCCAGCAACCGCATGACGGCGTGACCGGGGTTAACACCGGCTATGACGATCTGAATAAAAAGACCGCGGGACTGCAGCCCTCGGATCTGATTATCGTCGCTGCGCGTCCATCGATGGGTAAAACGACATTTGCGATGAACCTCGTCGAAAACGCGGCGATGTTGCAGGATAAGCCGGTACTCATCTTTAGTCTGGAGATGCCCTCCGAGCAGATCATGATGCGTTCTCTGGCCTCGCTGTCGCGCGTGGACCAGACCCGGATCCGTACCGGCCAGCTGGACGACGAAGACTGGGCGCGGATCTCCGGCACCATGGGCATTCTGCTGGAAAAACGGAACATCTATATCGATGACTCCTCCGGCCTGACGCCAACGGAAGTGCGCTCCCGCGCGCGCCGTATTGCCCGTGAACATGGCGGCATCGGCCTTATCATGATCGACTACCTCCAGCTGATGCGCGTCCCGTCTCTCTCTGACAACCGTACGCTGGAGATCGCCGAAATCTCCCGCTCGCTGAAAGCGCTGGCGAAAGAGCTGCAGGTGCCGGTCGTGGCGCTGTCGCAGCTTAACCGCTCCCTGGAACAGCGCGCCGACAAGCGTCCGGTCAACTCCGACCTGCGTGAATCCGGCTCCATCGAGCAGGATGCCGACTTGATCATGTTCATCTACCGTGACGAGGTTTATCACGAGAACAGCGACCTGAAAGGTATCGCGGAAATTATTATCGGTAAGCAGCGTAACGGCCCAATCGGTACGGTGCGTCTGACCTTTAACGGACAGTGGTCGCGTTTCGACAACTATGCCGGTCCTCAATATGATGATGAGTAA
- a CDS encoding quinone oxidoreductase — protein sequence MATRIEFHKHGGPDVLRAVEFTPAAPGDNEIQVENKAIGINYIDTYIRSGLYPPPALPSGLGTEAAGVVVKVGSAVKHIKEGDRVVYAQSALGAYSSVHNVPADKAAILPGAISYEQAAASFLKGLTVFYLLRKTYEIKPDEQFLFHAAAGGVGLIACQWAKALGAKLIGTVGNAQKAQRALQAGAWQVINYREESIVERVKEITGGKKVRVVYDSVGKDTWEASLDCLQRRGLMVSFGNASGPVTGVNLGILNQKGSLFATRPSLQGYITNHDELVEASNELFSLIASGVIKVDVAEAQKYPLSDAQRAHEVLESRATQGSSLLIP from the coding sequence ATGGCAACGCGTATTGAATTTCATAAGCACGGTGGCCCGGACGTTCTCAGGGCAGTAGAGTTCACTCCTGCCGCGCCTGGTGATAACGAAATCCAGGTCGAAAACAAAGCCATTGGTATTAACTATATCGACACCTACATCCGCAGCGGGCTCTATCCGCCCCCTGCTCTGCCAAGCGGTCTGGGCACCGAGGCGGCGGGCGTGGTGGTTAAAGTCGGCAGCGCGGTAAAACATATTAAAGAGGGCGATCGCGTGGTGTATGCGCAATCGGCTCTCGGGGCCTACAGCTCCGTTCACAACGTCCCGGCTGACAAAGCCGCGATCCTCCCCGGCGCCATCTCGTATGAGCAGGCAGCAGCTTCCTTCCTGAAGGGGCTGACGGTCTTCTACCTGCTGCGCAAAACCTATGAGATCAAACCTGACGAACAGTTCCTGTTCCACGCCGCCGCCGGTGGTGTGGGCCTCATCGCCTGCCAGTGGGCCAAAGCGCTGGGGGCAAAACTGATCGGTACGGTCGGCAATGCGCAAAAGGCCCAGCGGGCGCTGCAGGCGGGTGCCTGGCAGGTGATTAACTACCGCGAAGAGAGCATTGTCGAACGCGTGAAAGAGATCACCGGCGGCAAGAAGGTGCGCGTGGTGTATGACTCGGTGGGGAAAGACACCTGGGAAGCCTCGCTGGACTGTCTGCAACGCCGCGGGCTGATGGTCAGCTTCGGCAACGCCTCCGGCCCGGTGACCGGGGTGAACCTGGGCATTCTGAACCAGAAGGGTTCGCTGTTCGCCACCCGCCCTTCGCTGCAGGGCTATATCACCAACCACGACGAACTGGTTGAGGCCAGCAACGAGCTGTTCTCGCTGATTGCCAGCGGGGTGATAAAGGTGGATGTGGCAGAGGCGCAGAAGTATCCGCTGAGCGATGCGCAACGTGCGCATGAAGTGCTGGAGAGCCGGGCGACACAGGGGTCGAGTTTACTGATCCCCTAA
- the alr gene encoding alanine racemase yields MQAATVVINRRALRHNLQRLRELAPASKLVAVVKANAYGHGLIETARTLPDADAFGVARLEEALRLREGGITQPILLLEGFFNAADLPTIAVQKLHTAVHNREQLEALENAALSEPVTVWMKLDTGMHRLGVRPEQAEAFYQRLSQCKNVRQPVNIVSHFARADEPECGATEQQLDIFNTFCEGKPGKRSIAASGGILLWPQSHFDWARPGIILYGVSPLEGKPWGQDFGFQPVMSLTSSLIAVREHKAGEPVGYGGTWISERDTRLGVVAMGYGDGYPRAAPSGTPVLVNGREVTIVGRVAMDMICVDLGPEAQEKAGDPVTLWGEGLPVERIAEITKVSAYELITRLTSRVAMHYLD; encoded by the coding sequence ATGCAAGCGGCAACAGTAGTTATTAACCGCCGCGCTCTGCGTCACAACCTGCAACGCCTGCGTGAACTGGCGCCCGCCAGCAAACTGGTTGCAGTCGTGAAAGCGAACGCTTACGGACACGGTCTCATCGAGACCGCGCGAACGCTCCCCGATGCCGACGCCTTTGGCGTCGCCCGTCTCGAAGAAGCCCTGCGCCTGCGCGAAGGGGGAATCACCCAGCCGATCCTGCTGCTCGAAGGCTTCTTCAATGCCGCCGATCTGCCGACCATTGCAGTGCAAAAGCTGCATACCGCCGTGCACAATAGGGAACAGCTCGAGGCGCTGGAAAACGCCGCGCTCAGCGAGCCCGTTACCGTGTGGATGAAGCTCGACACCGGCATGCACCGTCTGGGCGTGCGCCCGGAGCAGGCAGAGGCGTTTTATCAGCGCTTGAGCCAGTGCAAAAACGTTCGCCAGCCGGTCAATATCGTCAGCCATTTTGCCCGCGCCGATGAGCCCGAATGCGGTGCCACCGAGCAGCAGCTCGATATCTTCAACACCTTCTGCGAAGGCAAGCCAGGGAAGCGCTCTATCGCGGCATCCGGCGGCATTTTGCTCTGGCCGCAGTCCCATTTCGACTGGGCGCGTCCGGGCATTATTCTCTACGGCGTCTCGCCGCTGGAGGGTAAACCCTGGGGGCAAGATTTCGGTTTTCAGCCGGTGATGTCGCTCACCTCCAGCCTGATTGCGGTGCGCGAGCACAAAGCCGGGGAGCCGGTCGGCTACGGCGGAACCTGGATCAGCGAGCGCGACACCCGTCTGGGCGTGGTGGCGATGGGCTACGGCGACGGCTATCCCCGCGCGGCGCCATCCGGTACCCCGGTACTGGTGAATGGCCGTGAAGTTACGATTGTTGGGCGCGTGGCGATGGACATGATCTGCGTTGACCTCGGGCCAGAGGCGCAGGAGAAAGCGGGCGATCCGGTGACCCTGTGGGGCGAAGGTTTACCCGTCGAACGGATTGCAGAAATCACAAAAGTAAGTGCTTACGAACTTATCACGCGACTGACGTCGCGGGTCGCGATGCACTATCTCGACTGA